A stretch of Suncus etruscus isolate mSunEtr1 chromosome 9, mSunEtr1.pri.cur, whole genome shotgun sequence DNA encodes these proteins:
- the P2RY2 gene encoding P2Y purinoceptor 2: protein MAQSPDFWNRTFNGTWDGDELGYRCHFNEDFKYVLLPMSYGLVCVLGLGLNAVALYIFLCRLKTWNASTTYMFHLAVSDSLYAASLPLLVYYYAQGDNWPFGVVLCKLVRFLFYTNLYCSILFLTCISLHRCLGILSPLRSLRWGRAHYARWVAAGVWGLVLACQAPVLYFVTTRGRGNRTTCHDTSAPELFGDFVAYSSVMLGLLFAAPFAIILVCYVLMARRLLKPAYGTTGGLPRAKRKSVRTIIMVLIVFTLCFLPFHITRTLYYSFRTLDLSCATLDAINMAYKITRPLASANSCLDPVLYFLAGQKLVRFARDTKPPTDPALENQTFNRLNMHKSRKAKSRRTVEAVVNSDESKQTEPTPAGLENTKDIRL from the coding sequence ATGGCCCAAAGCCCTGACTTCTGGAACCGTACCTTCAACGGCACCTGGGATGGGGATGAACTGGGCTACAGGTGCCACTTCAACGAGGACTTCAAATACGTGCTTCTGCCCATGAGCTACGGCCTGGTGTGCGTCCTGGGGCTGGGGCTGAACGCCGTGGCACTCTACATCTTCCTGTGCCGCCTTAAGACCTGGAACGCCTCCACCACCTACATGTTCCACCTGGCCGTGTCCGACTCGCTCTACGCCGCCTCGCTGCCGCTGCTGGTCTACTACTACGCGCAGGGCGACAACTGGCCCTTCGGGGTGGTGCTCTGCAAGCTGGTGCGTTTCCTCTTCTACACCAACCTGTACTGCAGCATCCTCTTCCTCACCTGCATCAGCCTGCACCGGTGCCTGGGCATCCTCAGCCCGCTGCGCTCGCTGCGCTGGGGCCGTGCCCACTATGCGCGCTGGGTGGCAGCCGGCGTGTGgggcctggtgctggcctgccaGGCGCCGGTGCTGTACTTCGTCACCACCAGGGGCCGTGGCAACCGCACCACCTGCCACGACACCTCGGCGCCCGAGCTCTTCGGGGACTTCGTGGCCTACAGCTCCGTCATGCTGGGGCTGCTCTTCGCCGCGCCCTTCGCCATCATCCTGGTGTGCTACGTGCTCATGGCCCGGCGGCTGCTGAAGCCGGCCTACGGGACCACCGGGGGCCTGCCCCGCGCCAAGAGGAAGTCGGTGCGCACCATCATCATGGTCCTCATCGTCTTCACCCTCTGCTTCCTGCCCTTTCACATCACGCGCACCCTCTACTACTCCTTCCGCACCCTCGACCTCAGCTGCGCCACCCTCGATGCCATCAACATGGCTTACAAGATCACCCGGCCGCTGGCCAGCGCCAACAGCTGCCTGGATCCCGTGCTCTACTTTCTGGCCGGGCAGAAGCTCGTGCGCTTTGCCAGGGACACCAAGCCGCCCACAGACCCGGCCCTGGAGAACCAGACCTTTAACCGGCTCAACATGCACAAGTCTAGGAAAGCCAAGAGCCGGAGGACCGTGGAGGCCGTGGTCAACAGCGATGAGTCCAAGCAGACAGAGCCCACGCCAGCCGGGCTCGAGAACACCAAGGACATCCGACTGTAG